ctaatttttaaaaattcttataggccagggacagtggcttacgcctataatcctaacattttgggaggccaaggtgggagaatcgcttgagctcaggagttcaagaccagtctgggcaacatgatgaaactccatctgtataaaaaattagccaggtgtggtggcacatgcctatagtcccagctactccagaggctgaggtaggaggattgcttgagcccagaagatggaggttgcagtgagctgagatagtaccactgcattccaacctgggcaacagagtctctaaaaccaaaccaaaaaataagcaaacaaacaaaaagttttcaTTCCTAGTATGAGCTAAACTATTTCTCCTGGCAAGACAAAGCAGGTGAACCAGTTGGGATGATGTCCTTCCTTTCCAAAGGGGATTGGGAAGAATTAAGGCAATGAGAGGggagccctgcctcccaggcaccAGCCTCAGGGAGGAAGGAACAGAGAGGAACCGGACCTGCTCTGATGGACAGGAGCTGGAATAGGACCACGAGAGAACCCACTTCCAGACACAGGGTAGAACCACAGCGGTGGGCATGTCTCTGCTGATCTGATGGGGTCCTGAAAGCCAGCCTGACCCTGTGGGCTCCCTCCCTGCTCCACACCCCACATCTTgtctgagaaatttttttttttttttttttttggtggagacgggatcttgctatgttgcctattggtctcaaactcctgggctcaagtgatcctcctgcctcagcctcccaaagtgctgagattacaggcatgagccaccatgcctagccaatgaaaaaatttaataacCGGCTTATCCTGCCTGAAACTAAACATCTCTAAGGGGTTTACTAAACACATCAAAACCCAAAACACACCCAGtatctaacatttaaaatattcagtataacTCTCAGATTACCTTTTCCTGTGGAGAGACAAGCAGAACAACAGTCTCGAAAAGACTCCCCACACAAAGGAGACTATCGTGTGGTCCGACAGGATCTCTGGGCTGAGTTGGGCAGTTGCTGAGGAGGGTAGAGGGTTTGAGCTTCTCTCTTGGGGTTTTCAATGGTGATCTCAGCAAGGGAGTTAAGAATCAAAGCCCTGGGGCCACGGCTGCGAAACCTTTGAAAGTAGGAGAACCACTGTCCTGTGTCCTGTGGGAGTTTCACTGTCTGCTGCCTCTTCGCTGTCAGTGTGCCTCTTAAAACATAGATCTTGTGGGAGCGAAACCAACGCCTGGCTCGGAGTAGCAGCCTCTGAGGTGTCCCCGGCCAGTGTCCTTCCACCTGTCCACAAGCATGGGGAACATCTTCGTCAACCTCTTCATGGGCCTTTTTGGCAACAAAGAAATGCGCATCCTCGTGGCGAGTCTGGATGCTGCGGGGAAGACCACGATCCTGTACAAGCTTAAGCTGGGTGAGATCGTGACCACCATTCCCGCCACAGGCTTTGACGTGGAAACCGTGGAGTACAAGAACATCAGCTTCACTGTGTGGGACGTGGGTGGCCAGGACAAGATCCGGCCCCTGTGGTGCCACTACTTTCAGAACACACAAGGCCTGAGCTTCGTGGTGGACAGCAATGACAGAGAACGCGTGAACGAGGCCCGTGAGGAGCTCATGAGGATGCTGGCCGAGGACGAGCTCCGGGATGCTGTCCTCCTGGTGTTCGCCAACAAGCAGGACCTCCCCAATGCCATGAATGTGGCTGAGATCACAGACAAGCTGGGGCTGCACTCCCTATGCCACAGGAACTGGTACATTCAGGCCACCTGTGCCACCAGCGGCGACGGGCTCTATGAAGGACCGGACTGGCTGTCCAATCAGCTCCGGAACCAGAAGTAAATGCAACCCCCCTCCCCCTCACTCCTCTTGCCCTCTGCTTTACTCTCATGTGGCAAATGTGCAGCTTGTGGTGTGAGTGCCAGAAGCTGCCTCCGTGGTTTGGTCACCGTGTGCATCGCACCGTGCTGTAAATGTGGCAGATGCAGGCTGCGGCCAggctttttatttaatgtaaatagCTTTTGTTTCCAATGAGGCAGTTTCTGGTGCTCCTATGCAATATTACTCAGCTTTATcttattgtagaaaaaaaaatcaactcactGTTCAGTGCTGAGAGGGGGATGTAGGCCCATGGGCACCTGGCCTCCAGGAGTCGCTGTGTTGGGAGAGCCGGGCACGCCCTTGGCTTTAGAGCTGTGTTGAAATCCATTTTGGTGGTTGGTTTTTAACCCAAACTCAGTgcgtttttaaaaatagttaagaatcCAAGTCGAGAACACTTGAACACACAGAAGGGAGACCCCGCCTAGCATAGATTTGCAGTTATGGCCTGGATGCCGGTCGCCAGCCCAGCGGCTCCCCTCAGGAACATGAGGTGGTGGTGGCGAAGCAGACCGCGGTCAATTCTGCATGGTCACAGTAGAGATCCCCGCAACTCGCTTGTCCTCGGGTCACCCTGCTTTCCATAGCCATGTGCTTATCTCTGTGCTCCCACAGTTCCCAGGGGCCAGGCTGGGAGCCCACAGCCACCCCACTCTCTCGCAGGCTGCCCCACCCACCTTCAGGCAGCCTATGGGACCCAGGGCCCCATCTATCCCTCGGTCACCGTGTGGCCACAGTGGGTCCGTCATCCCCAACACTCATGCTCGCTCAGACACTTTGGCAGGATGTCTGGGGCCTCACCAGCGGGAGCGCGTTCAAGCTGGGCAGGCAGTCCACCTAGACCCACAGCCCCTCGGGAGCACCCCACCTCTGTGTGTGATGTAGCTTTCTCTCCCTCAGCCTGCAAGGGTCCGATTTGCCATAGAAAAAGGCAacctctacttttttcttttgtattttgataaACACTGAAGAAGCTGGAGCTGTAAAATTTATCTTGAGGAAATCTCAGAACTGGTCTATCTGGTGTCATGGAACCTCTTACTGCTTTCAATACACGATTAGTAATCAACTGTTTTGTAtacttgttttcagttttcatttcgACAAACAAGCACTGTAATTATAGCTATTAGAATAAAATCTcttaactatttcaaaaaaaattaaagaaaaaaaaaacaaacaaaaaacaaacaaaaaaacacaagtgGCCGGTGCGATTGCTGTCAGCAGCAGCAGACTGTGAAACAGTAGGCTGCCGGGTTCGGGAGATAGTGTGGATAATgtccgttttttgtttttttttaaatttttcgagACAgattctggctctgttgcccaggctggagtgcagtggcacaatctcggctcactgcaagctccgcctcctgggttcacaccattctcctgcctcagcttcctgagtaggtgggactacaggcgcctgccaccatgcccggctaattttttgtgttttctttttagtagagatggggtttcatcgtgttagccaggatggtcttgatctcctgacctcgtgatccgcccacctcagcctcccaaagtgctgggattacaagcatgagccactgcgcctggccttgttttgttttttttttgagacagagtttcactcttgttgcccaggctggaatgcaatggcatgatcttggctcaccgcaacctctgcctcctggatttaagtgaatctcctgcctcagcctcccgagtagctgggattacaggcggctgccaccacgcccagccaatttttgtatttttagtagagacggggtttctccatgttgggcaggctggtctcgaacttgtgacctcaggtgatccactcagctcggccttgcaaagtgctgggattacagatatgagctaccgtgcctggcctaatgtCCAGTTTTAAGAGACAACGTCTGCAGATTCCTAGGGCTTATAGCTCGGGAGCAGAGGAGTCAGAAGTCACCCAGTCCTCCCCAGGCTTCTGCAGGCTCCAGGACTCTTTCCTCTGCCCACTGGGAGAAACTAGATAAGCCAAAGCAATGGGAAAGCTCAAGTGTTGGAGGTAGCCAGGGTGTATTGTGTCATGCGGGAGAGGCAGGGATGCTTTAGGCGGCTGATGACTATGGGGATGTGGGTGGCGTACTCCAGTAGAAAACACTGTAATATTTGTGACAGTCCCGTTAACTGTAAAGCACTATCCAAATGCCATTATAAAATCATCCTGTTGTCgacaattttaagagaaaaacttTTGCCCAGTTGCCACTAGAGGGCGGCCGAATCTCGCATTGTTGAAAAGGTCCCGGACAGGGAAGGGTCCTTGGTTTACAAAGGGAGAGGGTATAAGAGGGCAGCCCTGGCTGGCTGTGGCCATGGACACGTGGCCATCAGCGGGCCCTGGGTTCCAGTGCGAAGTTGAAGCAGGTCACCTTTGTCAGGGGCTTCCCTCGTTGTTCTCTGGAATCCCTACACCCTGCCGCAAACACACTCAGATGGAACCCCAGGTCTGCAGCCCAGGGCTCTACCCACCCGCTTCCCAGGAGCCCTTCCCAGGGCTCTACCTTCCCGCTTCTCCGCCTTAAGATTTAACGTCGCCATTCATTTTCAGTTCTTATTCCCTGGGCTCCGCTAAAATACCACCTACTCTGAGAAACTCATTTACTCTAAGGAGCTAATAATGGCAGACAACAGTTTAGCTTTTAGCCCTTTCGGGGACACTTACACTTAGGAGATTTGGTTTCTTTTAAGGATGTGTAAGAGTCTCCTCAGGCCCCCTGCACTGGGGGTGATAGCAACTGTAAGGCACTGTGCTTTTCTAGCATGTTCTGGCACTGTCATGAGACCATTCCGAAAAGCCGCTCGCACTCATTTCGGAGACAGCCAGGGATGTTTTACAGGAGCTcgacaatgtcttttttttttttttctttttcttttttgaaacagtctcactctgcagcccaggctggagcacagtggtgcgatcctggctcactgcaacctccacctcccaggttgaagtgattctcctgcctcagcctcctgagtagctgggattacaggcacccgccaccacacccagctaatttttgtattttagtagagttgggattttgccatgttagccaggctggtgtcgaacacctgacctcaagcgatccacccgcctcagcctcccaaagtgctggaattacaggaatgagccaccgtgcccggctgacaATGCCTTTTTAGCCTCCACCTATGCCCCAGACCCCCATGTTCAGCTGGGCACACCTCTGACTGCTTCCAGTGTAGCATCAGAGGACCAACCCACGCCCACACGCAAGGACGCTCTTGGTGCACCAGCCCAGAGCTCTATCCTGCTCCCCAAGATTGGAATAATATTCACAGCTAACACTTACAGCACTTATATGCCTAACACTTTTCCAAGTGCTTATACACATTTAATCTTAACTATACAGTAGGGGAGAACTA
The Theropithecus gelada isolate Dixy chromosome 7b, Tgel_1.0, whole genome shotgun sequence DNA segment above includes these coding regions:
- the LOC112628649 gene encoding ADP-ribosylation factor 1-like isoform X2, with the translated sequence MGNIFVNLFMGLFGNKEMRILVASLDAAGKTTILYKLKLGFDVETVEYKNISFTVWDVGGQDKIRPLWCHYFQNTQGLSFVVDSNDRERVNEAREELMRMLAEDELRDAVLLVFANKQDLPNAMNVAEITDKLGLHSLCHRNWYIQATCATSGDGLYEGPDWLSNQLRNQK
- the LOC112628649 gene encoding ADP-ribosylation factor 1-like isoform X3, whose amino-acid sequence is MGNIFVNLFMGLFGNKEMRILVASLDAAGKTTILYKLKLGEIVTTIPATGFDVETVEYKNISFTVWDVGGQDKIRPLWCHYFQNTQGLSFVVDSNDRERVNEAREELMRMLAEDELRDAITDKLGLHSLCHRNWYIQATCATSGDGLYEGPDWLSNQLRNQK
- the LOC112628649 gene encoding ADP-ribosylation factor 1-like isoform X1: MGNIFVNLFMGLFGNKEMRILVASLDAAGKTTILYKLKLGEIVTTIPATGFDVETVEYKNISFTVWDVGGQDKIRPLWCHYFQNTQGLSFVVDSNDRERVNEAREELMRMLAEDELRDAVLLVFANKQDLPNAMNVAEITDKLGLHSLCHRNWYIQATCATSGDGLYEGPDWLSNQLRNQK